The Myxococcales bacterium genome has a segment encoding these proteins:
- the trmD gene encoding tRNA (guanosine(37)-N1)-methyltransferase TrmD — protein MNIRVLTIFPTFFSSCLGEGLLGKAADKGLVNVAAVNLRDYATGRHRPVDDVPYGGGAGMVMKVDVWAKAIEAARRELPGARVVLLTPQGPKLDEQTALRLARETSLVFCCGRYEGVDERVAEHLVDEWLSIGDFVLTGGEPAALAAIDAIARKLPGVIGKAESVETDTFTAGLKHPAYTRPPEFRGWRVPEVLLGGNHAAIEDWRRRESLARTARLRPDLAAGAAASRVRLAVRDPEPWLLEPLAAAGRAYGLREVVCAVVDPDRRRALRETAGDLVKVTGPLDAALRKRPKERLFHLADRPGPGQAPLAEIAARLAAATDGATIVWGGEPPRKAVSAAPALPGEAASPLALFVWLERLFSGR, from the coding sequence ATGAACATCCGCGTTTTGACCATTTTCCCCACTTTCTTTTCTTCCTGCCTGGGCGAAGGCCTGCTCGGCAAGGCGGCCGACAAGGGCCTGGTGAACGTCGCGGCCGTCAACCTGCGCGATTATGCGACCGGTCGGCATCGGCCGGTGGACGACGTGCCGTACGGCGGCGGGGCCGGCATGGTGATGAAGGTCGACGTCTGGGCGAAGGCGATCGAGGCGGCGCGGCGCGAACTGCCGGGCGCCCGCGTGGTGCTGTTGACGCCGCAGGGCCCGAAACTCGACGAACAAACGGCGCTCCGGCTGGCGCGGGAAACGTCGCTGGTGTTTTGTTGCGGCCGCTACGAAGGCGTGGACGAACGGGTCGCCGAACACCTCGTGGACGAATGGCTGTCGATCGGCGACTTCGTGCTGACCGGCGGCGAACCGGCCGCGCTGGCGGCGATCGACGCCATCGCGCGCAAACTGCCGGGCGTGATCGGCAAGGCCGAATCGGTGGAAACCGACACCTTCACGGCGGGGCTCAAACATCCGGCCTACACCCGGCCGCCTGAGTTTCGCGGCTGGCGGGTTCCCGAGGTGCTGCTCGGCGGCAACCATGCCGCCATCGAGGATTGGCGCCGCCGGGAATCGTTGGCGCGCACGGCGCGGCTGCGGCCCGACCTGGCGGCCGGCGCGGCGGCTTCGCGGGTGCGCCTCGCGGTGCGCGATCCCGAGCCGTGGCTGCTCGAGCCGCTGGCGGCGGCCGGGCGCGCCTACGGCTTGCGCGAGGTCGTCTGCGCGGTCGTCGATCCGGACCGGCGCCGCGCGCTGCGCGAAACGGCCGGCGACCTGGTCAAGGTGACCGGACCGCTCGACGCGGCGCTACGCAAACGGCCGAAGGAGCGGTTGTTCCACCTGGCCGACCGGCCGGGCCCGGGGCAGGCGCCGCTCGCGGAAATCGCGGCCCGGTTGGCGGCGGCCACCGACGGCGCAACGATCGTCTGGGGCGGCGAACCGCCGCGGAAAGCCGTTTCGGCCGCGCCGGCGCTGCCCGGCGAAGCCGCCTCGCCCCTCGCGTTGTTTGTCTGGCTCGAACGCCTCTTCAGCGGTCGTTGA